The proteins below come from a single Rhodococcus sp. WMMA185 genomic window:
- a CDS encoding ABC transporter permease encodes MRWLLENFSVVVDLTQTHLYLALVPLLVGLVIAVPVGSAIRGVPWLRKITLIAAGVAFTIPSLALFVTIPSIVGLQILDPLNVVIALTIYSTALLVRAVPEALDSVPADVVDSATAMGFSRVRRALTVDLPLSIPVLVASVRVVAVTNISLVSVGSVIGIGGLGTLFTQGYQRDYPDQILAGIIAIVALALTFDLLLFLLGRVLTPWTRRQKVQRPPTGARQSTVPMAEEAS; translated from the coding sequence ATGAGATGGCTTCTCGAGAACTTCTCCGTCGTCGTCGACCTGACACAGACTCACCTGTATCTCGCTCTGGTGCCACTTCTGGTCGGGCTTGTCATCGCCGTACCGGTGGGGAGCGCGATCCGGGGAGTGCCATGGCTGCGCAAGATCACGCTGATCGCTGCCGGCGTTGCGTTCACCATCCCCTCGCTGGCGCTGTTCGTGACGATCCCCTCCATTGTCGGACTGCAGATCCTGGACCCGCTCAACGTTGTGATCGCCCTGACGATCTATTCCACCGCCCTGCTCGTCCGTGCTGTACCCGAGGCCCTCGACTCGGTTCCCGCCGACGTCGTCGACTCCGCGACAGCGATGGGATTCAGCCGCGTTCGCCGAGCACTGACTGTCGACTTGCCCCTCTCGATACCCGTTCTCGTCGCGAGTGTGCGGGTGGTGGCCGTGACCAACATCTCGCTGGTATCGGTGGGCTCGGTGATCGGAATCGGTGGTCTCGGCACCCTGTTCACCCAGGGCTACCAACGTGACTACCCAGACCAGATCCTGGCAGGAATCATCGCCATCGTTGCGCTCGCCCTGACGTTCGACCTGCTCCTGTTCCTACTGGGCCGGGTTCTGACGCCGTGGACCCGTAGGCAGAAGGTCCAGCGGCCGCCGACAGGCGCGCGGCAATCGACCGTACCGATGGCCGAGGAGGCTTCATGA